One part of the [Synechococcus] sp. NIES-970 genome encodes these proteins:
- the menA gene encoding 1,4-dihydroxy-2-naphthoate phytyltransferase, translating into MLTENPPTLTTSETRRLWLAALKPPIYTVAITPVLVTTAAAYGELGVFDLGRLGLFLGISICLIAWMNLSNDVFDAATGIDVNKASSLVNLTGDRPLVFRVALGFLGLGLGGVAFMSYLQQDWMVFNLIFIATAIAYTYQGPPFRLGYLGIGEWICFLAYFITGLGVFYSQAQTLTMNAVWASLWVSFTTSIILFCSHFHQVEDDFAAGKKSPIVRLGTERGAAVLTYSLVGVLALTCLLVAAGIWSPWMLLSFGSAPFALELINHVRLNHDKPDQVKNCKFIAVKFHFFSGLLLAIAYILSYYDLTFLNVTGLGY; encoded by the coding sequence ATGCTCACGGAAAATCCTCCCACCTTGACAACCTCAGAGACTAGGCGTCTGTGGCTAGCTGCCCTGAAACCCCCCATCTATACGGTGGCGATCACCCCGGTGCTTGTCACTACGGCGGCGGCCTATGGAGAATTAGGTGTCTTTGATTTAGGGCGGCTCGGGCTTTTTCTGGGGATTTCGATTTGCTTGATTGCCTGGATGAACCTCAGCAATGATGTTTTTGATGCAGCCACGGGGATCGATGTGAACAAAGCTTCTTCCCTGGTGAATCTCACGGGTGATCGCCCCCTCGTTTTTCGTGTCGCCCTTGGTTTCCTCGGGCTAGGCCTGGGCGGTGTTGCCTTCATGAGTTACCTCCAGCAGGATTGGATGGTCTTTAATTTGATCTTCATCGCCACGGCGATCGCCTACACTTACCAGGGGCCACCGTTTCGTCTGGGTTATTTGGGCATCGGTGAATGGATTTGCTTTCTGGCCTACTTCATTACCGGGTTAGGGGTGTTTTATAGCCAAGCCCAGACCCTGACAATGAATGCAGTGTGGGCTTCCCTTTGGGTTTCTTTTACAACCAGTATTATTCTTTTTTGTTCCCATTTTCACCAAGTCGAGGACGATTTCGCCGCCGGCAAAAAATCACCCATTGTTCGTCTGGGTACGGAGCGGGGGGCAGCGGTCTTGACTTACAGCCTTGTGGGAGTTCTGGCCTTGACTTGCCTGTTAGTGGCCGCCGGCATTTGGTCTCCCTGGATGCTCCTTAGTTTTGGCAGTGCCCCCTTTGCCCTGGAGCTGATCAACCATGTCCGCCTGAATCATGACAAGCCAGACCAGGTGAAAAACTGCAAGTTTATCGCTGTGAAATTTCACTTTTTTAGCGGGCTTCTGTTGGCGATCGCCTACATTTTGTCCTACTACGATTTAACGTTTCTTAATGTTACTGGCCTGGGCTATTAA
- a CDS encoding AMP-binding enzyme produces MTFLQHPIQAQASLLDILDQRAQTQADAQAYLFLQNGETESGSLTYGELAHRAKAIAKQLAPWRGERALLLYPSGLEFITAFFGCLYGGVIAVPVYPPKRNQKLSRLVAIAQNAEAALALTTEAFLPDIQQKFTQDTHFATLTLLATDGMENIGGEFEPQAVAGEGLAFLQYTSGSTGTPKGVMVSHHNILHNQRLIQKAFGHHEKSIGVGWLPLFHDMGLIGHVFQPLYVGFPSILMPPVAFLSHPGRWLQAIAKYRATTSGGPNFAYDLCLDRLTDGDCAALDLSSWSLAYSGAEPVRASTLEKFSEKFATHGFRPEAFYPCYGMAEATLFITGGDKTKAPITTKVLESDNVFVSCGQPAQDTQVAIVDPESFLPCAEGETGEVWVQGESVAQGYWQAPMATRETFGASLTHQGKPFLRTGDLGFVKAGELFITGRLKDLIIIRGKNHYPHDIELTAQQAHPALRENCGAAFTVEVDGTEKLMVVQEVKRTFLRNLDPGAIAQTVRQAIAQNHELQTYGIVLIKTGSIPKTSSGKIQRHRCRQAFLRDELVIVGKSILGENNAEYLQAIAQAKQSPQTPRELIDQLRGQLAQALSLPLETIQPDQPIAALGLDSVQVVEIKHYIEQQFDLTVPLEKFFEEITVSQLAQDILNLSQHQPPQNITSANSLNGQQPKASPQHSAIDLDERLRLAYKPSRNVLDKAREFNLADQLRANDLLPYFRALERNEGATCIFEGRQLIMLGSNNYLGLTADMRVREATAKAALEEGPSLTGSRLLNGSTKQHRAFEEKLAAFVGHEDALVFTTGYQANLGFISALMNENTTMILDSEAHACIYDGAFMSRCKVVQYHHNDLQDLEAKLRQIAPHSATMVTIDGLYSMTGDIAPLPEIRALCDRHGATLAVDDAHALGVLGKAGRGTEEHFGMIGGSDLLCGTFSKSLASIGGWVAAEAKVIDWIRFNGRSMLFSASIPPTSLAAASTALDILIAEPWRVQKLHENAQYWQQGLQSLGFTVGAAQTPIITVHIGDDFKCMQFCKALLDAGVYANAAVYPAVPRNKAALRTSVMATHTRDHLDQALAIFAEVGQRFQAEVEA; encoded by the coding sequence ATGACGTTTCTCCAGCACCCTATCCAGGCCCAGGCATCGTTGCTCGATATTCTTGATCAACGAGCACAAACCCAAGCTGATGCCCAAGCCTATCTTTTTTTGCAAAATGGAGAAACTGAATCTGGGAGTTTAACCTACGGAGAATTGGCCCACAGAGCCAAGGCGATCGCCAAGCAGTTAGCGCCCTGGCGCGGCGAACGGGCTCTTCTGCTGTATCCCTCAGGGCTAGAATTTATCACTGCTTTTTTTGGTTGTCTCTATGGGGGGGTGATCGCTGTGCCAGTGTATCCCCCCAAACGTAATCAAAAATTATCGCGCCTGGTGGCGATCGCCCAAAATGCTGAGGCCGCCCTTGCCCTTACTACCGAGGCTTTTTTGCCAGATATTCAGCAAAAATTCACCCAAGATACCCACTTTGCCACCCTGACGCTCCTGGCCACGGACGGGATGGAAAATATCGGTGGTGAGTTTGAACCCCAGGCCGTTGCTGGGGAGGGTCTTGCTTTTTTGCAGTACACCTCCGGTTCGACGGGGACACCGAAGGGAGTGATGGTTTCCCACCACAACATTCTTCATAACCAGCGACTGATTCAAAAGGCCTTTGGTCATCACGAAAAGAGTATTGGGGTCGGCTGGTTACCCCTTTTTCATGATATGGGGCTAATTGGTCACGTTTTTCAACCCCTTTATGTGGGTTTTCCGAGTATTTTGATGCCTCCGGTGGCTTTTTTAAGTCATCCAGGCCGTTGGCTCCAGGCGATCGCCAAATACCGTGCAACCACCAGTGGTGGGCCAAATTTTGCCTATGATCTTTGCCTAGATCGTCTGACCGATGGCGACTGCGCCGCCCTTGATTTGAGCAGTTGGAGCCTCGCTTACAGCGGCGCTGAACCGGTGCGAGCCAGTACCCTGGAAAAATTCAGCGAAAAATTTGCTACCCATGGATTTCGCCCAGAGGCATTTTATCCTTGTTATGGCATGGCAGAGGCGACCCTGTTCATCACTGGTGGTGACAAAACTAAAGCCCCCATCACCACAAAAGTGCTTGAATCAGACAACGTCTTTGTTAGTTGCGGTCAGCCTGCTCAAGATACTCAAGTGGCGATTGTTGATCCAGAATCTTTCCTCCCCTGCGCTGAAGGGGAGACGGGGGAGGTCTGGGTCCAGGGCGAGAGTGTGGCCCAGGGCTATTGGCAGGCCCCCATGGCTACCCGAGAAACCTTTGGGGCTTCCCTGACGCATCAGGGGAAACCTTTTTTACGCACGGGCGATCTAGGGTTTGTGAAGGCAGGAGAACTTTTTATCACGGGTCGCTTAAAGGACTTGATCATCATTCGCGGCAAAAATCACTATCCCCATGACATTGAGTTGACAGCGCAACAGGCCCATCCAGCGCTGCGGGAGAACTGTGGGGCGGCCTTTACAGTAGAGGTTGATGGAACGGAAAAACTCATGGTTGTCCAGGAAGTGAAGCGCACTTTTCTCCGGAATTTAGACCCAGGGGCGATCGCCCAAACTGTCCGCCAGGCGATCGCCCAAAACCATGAACTCCAGACCTACGGCATTGTGCTGATTAAAACCGGTAGTATCCCCAAAACTTCCAGCGGTAAAATTCAACGACATCGCTGTCGCCAAGCCTTCTTACGAGATGAATTAGTGATTGTGGGGAAAAGTATTCTTGGGGAAAACAATGCCGAATATCTCCAGGCGATCGCCCAGGCGAAACAATCCCCCCAAACCCCACGTGAGCTCATCGATCAGCTGCGGGGACAATTGGCCCAAGCCCTTTCTCTCCCCCTAGAAACCATTCAACCAGACCAACCCATTGCCGCTCTCGGTTTAGATTCCGTGCAGGTGGTGGAGATTAAGCACTATATCGAGCAACAATTTGACTTGACTGTGCCCCTAGAAAAGTTTTTTGAAGAGATTACCGTCTCCCAACTGGCCCAAGACATTCTCAATCTCTCCCAGCATCAACCCCCACAAAATATCACTTCTGCCAATTCTCTCAATGGGCAACAGCCCAAGGCGTCCCCACAACATTCAGCCATTGATCTCGACGAACGGCTTCGCTTGGCCTACAAACCCAGTCGTAATGTTTTAGATAAAGCACGGGAATTTAACCTGGCCGATCAATTGCGGGCCAATGACCTGTTGCCCTATTTTCGTGCCCTAGAACGCAACGAAGGGGCCACCTGTATTTTTGAAGGGCGCCAGCTGATTATGTTGGGCTCTAACAATTACCTGGGTCTAACCGCCGATATGCGAGTCCGGGAAGCGACTGCAAAAGCAGCCCTAGAAGAAGGGCCGAGTTTGACGGGGTCGCGTTTGTTAAATGGTTCTACCAAGCAACATCGAGCATTTGAGGAAAAATTAGCCGCCTTTGTGGGCCATGAAGATGCCCTCGTCTTCACCACAGGCTACCAGGCGAATCTGGGGTTTATTTCGGCCTTGATGAACGAAAATACGACGATGATCCTCGATAGCGAAGCCCACGCTTGTATCTATGATGGGGCGTTTATGAGTCGCTGCAAGGTGGTCCAGTACCACCACAATGATCTCCAAGATTTAGAAGCAAAATTACGTCAAATTGCCCCCCATTCCGCAACGATGGTCACCATCGATGGGCTGTATTCTATGACAGGAGATATTGCCCCCCTTCCAGAAATCCGTGCGTTGTGCGATCGCCATGGAGCAACTCTAGCGGTAGATGATGCCCATGCCCTAGGAGTTCTCGGAAAAGCGGGCCGGGGAACCGAGGAACATTTCGGGATGATTGGTGGCAGCGATCTTCTCTGTGGCACCTTTTCAAAAAGCTTAGCCTCTATTGGTGGCTGGGTTGCAGCGGAGGCAAAGGTCATTGACTGGATTCGTTTCAATGGTCGGTCGATGTTGTTTTCTGCCTCAATTCCCCCGACTTCCTTGGCGGCAGCTTCGACCGCGCTGGATATCTTAATCGCTGAACCCTGGCGCGTTCAAAAGCTCCATGAAAATGCTCAATATTGGCAGCAGGGATTGCAGTCCCTCGGGTTTACGGTGGGGGCGGCCCAAACCCCGATTATCACAGTGCATATTGGTGATGATTTTAAATGTATGCAGTTCTGCAAGGCCCTTCTGGATGCAGGGGTCTATGCCAATGCGGCGGTGTATCCGGCAGTACCACGCAATAAAGCGGCTCTCCGCACCAGTGTGATGGCCACCCATACCCGCGATCATCTGGATCAAGCCTTGGCAATTTTTGCTGAGGTGGGCCAGAGGTTTCAGGCTGAGGTCGAGGCTTGA
- a CDS encoding glycosyl transferase, group 1 family protein produces MKVAIISSTFLPSHDGVSITLFERLKALSNRGHQVICFVSSYQEVADIYPRWSDYVGDLFENVTIVPLPSVAWLGIPQERNPKRGSLGLLEMTLGEFAPDLIQIEEPERVWTTLFTLPGWLYAQKKQIPYIGCYRTNFVDYLQDYAPVWLVYPAKLMAMVLTRRLYKKCSVTLVGSDFVAERLNQWRLPNVVCMPVIGPPQIANPQMLKQADFFQQHYGLSDLDQRVKVLFLGRLSPDKNWAFTLQYLSALRGQSLTQDFVLLIAGRGELAEAIAQSEFAQTLPTVMLGEVPHQQVPRLLANVDLHVTTSLKETFGRTVQESLYVGTPVLAPDCDWARNLIEPEVNGYLYSADSGEDFIEKLAQLIDSPGDRQLLQNNIQRYHQQRTAQPDPSQRWIDYLESQVHLAQQKLRHG; encoded by the coding sequence ATGAAAGTCGCAATTATCTCGAGTACTTTCTTGCCTTCCCATGATGGGGTAAGCATTACCTTATTTGAGCGCCTCAAGGCACTCTCTAATCGAGGGCATCAGGTTATTTGCTTTGTCTCTAGTTATCAAGAGGTGGCAGATATCTATCCCCGCTGGTCTGATTATGTGGGGGATTTGTTTGAAAATGTGACAATTGTGCCATTGCCGAGCGTTGCTTGGTTAGGGATTCCCCAAGAGCGTAATCCAAAACGGGGTAGCTTAGGGTTGCTAGAAATGACCTTAGGGGAGTTTGCGCCGGACTTAATTCAAATTGAGGAACCAGAAAGAGTTTGGACGACGCTTTTTACTTTGCCGGGGTGGTTGTATGCCCAGAAAAAGCAGATTCCTTACATTGGCTGCTATCGGACAAATTTTGTAGATTATCTCCAGGATTACGCCCCTGTTTGGTTGGTTTATCCGGCAAAATTGATGGCCATGGTCTTAACCCGTCGTCTGTATAAAAAATGCTCTGTAACTTTAGTGGGTAGTGATTTTGTGGCGGAACGCTTGAATCAGTGGCGATTACCTAATGTGGTGTGTATGCCAGTGATTGGCCCGCCACAAATTGCCAATCCACAGATGTTGAAACAGGCTGATTTTTTTCAACAGCACTATGGACTGTCTGATCTTGATCAACGGGTAAAGGTTTTATTTTTAGGGCGACTTTCTCCGGATAAAAATTGGGCGTTTACCCTCCAATATTTGAGCGCTTTACGGGGGCAAAGCTTAACTCAGGATTTTGTGCTGCTTATTGCGGGCCGGGGCGAATTAGCTGAGGCGATCGCCCAGAGTGAATTTGCCCAAACATTACCGACAGTGATGTTGGGAGAAGTGCCCCATCAGCAAGTCCCTCGGTTATTAGCAAATGTCGATCTCCATGTAACCACTTCCCTGAAGGAAACCTTTGGGCGGACGGTCCAGGAATCTCTTTATGTGGGGACACCAGTGCTAGCCCCAGACTGTGATTGGGCACGCAATTTAATAGAACCCGAGGTGAATGGCTATCTTTATTCTGCCGATAGTGGTGAGGATTTTATTGAAAAATTAGCCCAATTAATTGATTCCCCAGGCGATCGCCAACTTTTGCAAAATAACATCCAACGCTATCACCAACAACGAACAGCCCAACCAGACCCCAGCCAACGGTGGATTGACTATCTAGAAAGTCAAGTACACCTAGCGCAACAAAAGCTCAGGCATGGTTAA
- a CDS encoding hypothetical protein (protein of unknown function (DUF520)), with protein sequence MASTSSFDVVSDFDRQELVNTIDQALRDIKTRYDLKDTNTTIELGEDTITINTTSDFTLDAVQTILVTKAIKRNLSPKLFDYGNPESASGGRIRQVIKLRRGISKDDAKVITKLVKTDFKKVQAAIQGDAVRISAKSKDDLQDVMQAIRDLDFPMPIQFNNYR encoded by the coding sequence ATGGCTTCTACAAGTTCCTTTGATGTGGTGAGCGATTTTGACCGTCAAGAGTTGGTCAATACTATTGATCAAGCGCTCCGGGATATTAAAACTCGCTATGACCTCAAGGATACCAATACCACCATCGAATTAGGCGAAGATACAATTACGATCAATACCACCAGTGACTTCACCCTGGATGCGGTGCAAACAATCCTGGTGACAAAAGCGATTAAGCGCAATCTCTCGCCGAAGCTCTTTGATTATGGCAACCCAGAATCGGCCAGCGGCGGGCGAATCCGCCAAGTAATTAAACTGCGCCGGGGCATTTCTAAAGATGATGCCAAGGTGATTACGAAGCTTGTTAAAACCGATTTCAAAAAGGTGCAAGCGGCAATTCAAGGGGATGCGGTACGGATTTCTGCAAAGTCCAAAGATGATCTCCAAGATGTAATGCAGGCAATTCGTGATTTAGATTTCCCGATGCCAATTCAGTTTAATAATTACCGTTAA
- a CDS encoding oxidoreductase, short chain dehydrogenase/reductase family gives MQHVIITGGSSGIGLAIACQLARQGDINLSIIARNPARLQGAKEEIQQAFGTPQQRCLTLAADVSQQPEIAQAIAQAIEKFGAPGMLITSAGIAHPGYFQELPLGIFEQTMAVNYFGTLYAIRAALPAMTTQKQGQIVLISSGAGLVGLFGYTPYSPSKFALRGLAESLRGELKSLGIRVAIAYPPDTDTPQLAAENLTKPPETKLITGTAQMWTAQAVAATILRGIRRQQFVIAPGLEMQLLYRLHSLFAPLLQWYFDQLVARAKPD, from the coding sequence ATGCAGCATGTCATTATTACGGGGGGATCTAGTGGGATCGGCTTGGCAATCGCCTGTCAGTTAGCCCGGCAGGGAGACATAAATCTTTCGATTATTGCTCGCAACCCCGCGAGACTCCAAGGGGCCAAAGAAGAAATTCAGCAAGCCTTTGGGACTCCCCAGCAACGGTGTTTAACCCTTGCGGCGGATGTTTCTCAACAGCCTGAAATTGCCCAGGCGATCGCCCAGGCGATCGAAAAATTTGGCGCTCCGGGTATGTTGATTACTTCAGCAGGTATTGCCCATCCTGGTTATTTTCAAGAACTGCCTTTAGGCATTTTTGAGCAAACCATGGCGGTGAATTATTTTGGTACGTTGTACGCGATTCGCGCGGCTCTACCGGCCATGACTACCCAAAAACAGGGACAAATTGTGCTGATCTCTTCTGGGGCAGGTCTGGTCGGTTTATTTGGCTATACCCCCTACAGTCCGAGTAAATTTGCCCTACGAGGCTTGGCAGAATCCCTCCGGGGAGAATTAAAATCATTGGGGATCCGGGTGGCGATCGCCTATCCTCCCGATACTGATACCCCCCAACTGGCGGCCGAAAATTTGACAAAACCGCCGGAAACCAAGTTAATTACAGGAACGGCCCAAATGTGGACAGCCCAGGCGGTGGCAGCCACGATTCTCCGGGGAATCCGTCGCCAACAGTTCGTCATTGCCCCTGGCCTCGAAATGCAACTGCTTTATCGTTTGCATAGCCTTTTCGCCCCCCTCCTGCAATGGTATTTTGATCAGTTGGTGGCCCGGGCAAAACCGGACTAA
- a CDS encoding AMP-binding enzyme gives MNHSAKTIVDLLRHRADSTPDRLGYHFISGEEAIKQFTYAQLEQQVKAIAAHLQTFISLGDRILLVFPYGAGLEFVASFYGCLYAGAIAVTINPSRSDDAIDKLLERVEDCQATAILTTRPLIDYFQGKLTKAPLQAAGLAQRFSQIKVVAMDEIPQAIATHWQVPDITDETLAFLQYTSGSTGKPKGVMVTHGNVLHNSATIYKSFNHCPESKMASWLPMFHDMGLIGGVLQPLYGGFETFLMSPVELVQKPVRWLEVISQYRITTSGGPNFAYDLVARQVTPEQLKNLDLSSWDVAYSGAETVRAHTLEKFTQTFAPCGFRHEAFYPCYGMAEATLFISGASTKKAPVIQHIAAEALEQNQAIISTDGSRGIVSCGWPWLGDEVIIVDPETKTKLPEGQVGEIWAAGKGIGKGYWERPEATKETFQAYVEGQGPYLRTGDLGFLKDRELFITGRMKDVMILWGRYRYPQDIELTVEQCHPALRPCAGAAFSLEVADEERLVVVHELERSYVRNFDLEEIVGAIRQAVYQEHTVEVYGIALLRTGSIPKTSSGKIQRHACRQQFVDGTLNSVAVWRLPITESNVAALANSL, from the coding sequence ATGAACCATTCTGCGAAAACCATTGTCGATCTCCTGCGTCACCGTGCCGATAGCACCCCCGACCGCCTCGGCTATCATTTCATCTCCGGGGAAGAAGCGATTAAGCAGTTCACTTATGCTCAACTAGAACAGCAGGTGAAGGCGATCGCCGCCCATTTACAAACTTTTATCAGTCTTGGCGATCGCATTTTATTGGTCTTTCCCTATGGAGCGGGTCTCGAATTTGTCGCTAGTTTTTATGGCTGTCTCTACGCCGGGGCGATCGCGGTAACGATCAATCCTAGCCGCAGTGACGATGCCATTGACAAACTCCTCGAACGGGTAGAAGACTGCCAAGCTACCGCGATTTTAACCACTCGCCCCCTCATTGATTATTTCCAAGGCAAGCTCACAAAGGCCCCCCTCCAAGCTGCGGGCCTCGCCCAGAGATTTAGCCAAATCAAAGTCGTTGCCATGGATGAAATCCCCCAGGCGATCGCCACCCATTGGCAAGTCCCGGATATTACCGATGAAACCCTTGCTTTCTTGCAGTACACATCCGGTTCCACTGGCAAGCCTAAAGGCGTAATGGTTACCCATGGCAATGTCCTACACAATTCCGCGACTATCTACAAATCTTTTAACCATTGCCCCGAAAGCAAAATGGCCAGTTGGCTACCGATGTTCCACGACATGGGGCTGATTGGTGGTGTGCTCCAACCCCTCTATGGCGGTTTTGAAACCTTCTTGATGTCTCCCGTTGAGCTGGTGCAGAAACCCGTGCGTTGGCTAGAAGTCATTTCCCAGTACCGCATCACCACCAGCGGTGGCCCGAACTTTGCCTACGATCTCGTTGCTCGACAAGTGACCCCAGAGCAACTGAAAAACTTGGATCTCAGCTCCTGGGATGTGGCCTACAGTGGTGCTGAAACAGTCCGGGCCCACACCCTTGAAAAATTCACCCAAACCTTTGCCCCCTGCGGCTTTCGCCATGAAGCCTTTTATCCCTGCTATGGTATGGCCGAAGCAACCCTCTTCATCAGTGGTGCCAGCACCAAAAAAGCACCTGTAATCCAGCACATCGCTGCTGAAGCCCTCGAACAGAATCAGGCGATTATTAGCACTGATGGTAGTCGCGGGATTGTCAGTTGTGGCTGGCCCTGGTTGGGGGATGAAGTGATCATCGTTGACCCCGAGACAAAAACAAAACTCCCAGAAGGTCAAGTGGGAGAAATTTGGGCCGCCGGGAAAGGTATCGGCAAAGGCTATTGGGAACGCCCTGAGGCGACAAAAGAAACGTTTCAAGCTTATGTCGAGGGCCAAGGCCCCTATCTACGCACAGGAGATTTAGGTTTTCTAAAAGATCGAGAGCTTTTCATTACTGGGCGCATGAAGGATGTGATGATTCTCTGGGGCCGCTATCGCTACCCCCAAGATATCGAACTTACCGTTGAACAATGCCACCCGGCCCTCCGTCCTTGTGCCGGCGCTGCTTTTTCTCTGGAGGTAGCCGATGAAGAGCGGCTGGTAGTAGTGCATGAATTAGAGCGCAGCTATGTGCGCAACTTTGACCTAGAAGAAATTGTGGGGGCCATTCGCCAGGCGGTTTACCAAGAGCATACCGTAGAAGTTTACGGCATTGCTTTACTAAGAACGGGTAGCATCCCCAAAACCTCCAGCGGTAAGATTCAACGACACGCCTGTCGCCAACAATTTGTGGATGGAACCCTCAATAGCGTCGCCGTATGGCGTTTGCCCATTACAGAGAGCAATGTTGCCGCCTTAGCGAATAGCCTCTAA
- a CDS encoding hypothetical protein (conserved hypothetical protein), with the protein MSEIITQAVSDRICRHMNKDHGEAVLLYAKHFGHCENAAAAEMLSLDATGMQLEVRTTTGATTAVTIPFPKTLKNAKEAHTVLVEMMQMAQGTATT; encoded by the coding sequence ATGTCTGAAATTATTACCCAAGCCGTTAGCGATCGCATTTGCCGCCACATGAACAAAGACCATGGAGAGGCCGTCTTACTCTATGCCAAACATTTTGGCCATTGTGAAAACGCCGCAGCTGCAGAAATGTTGTCCCTTGATGCCACAGGGATGCAGCTCGAAGTCCGCACCACCACTGGCGCCACAACAGCGGTCACGATACCTTTCCCGAAAACCCTAAAAAATGCGAAAGAGGCTCATACCGTCCTCGTTGAAATGATGCAGATGGCCCAGGGCACAGCGACGACTTAA
- a CDS encoding hypothetical protein (conserved hypothetical membrane protein): MNLSVTAVLVYSLVGAVFLVYLPYGVVGYARVKVASQMSDRLEVFRQPRATVDRLPGYAKRANWAHQNAFEALTVYGVACLTALVTGVDSPWAMGAAIAFLVARTLYPLFYILNIPVLRSMMFAVGNVANIILFSLSVVAVQGY, from the coding sequence ATGAATTTGTCCGTTACTGCTGTTCTTGTCTATTCCTTAGTTGGTGCAGTTTTTCTGGTGTATCTCCCCTATGGTGTGGTGGGCTACGCGCGGGTCAAGGTGGCAAGCCAAATGAGCGATCGCCTAGAGGTTTTCCGGCAGCCCCGGGCCACGGTTGATCGGTTGCCAGGCTATGCAAAACGGGCGAATTGGGCCCATCAAAATGCCTTTGAAGCGCTGACAGTTTACGGTGTAGCTTGTTTAACGGCCTTGGTGACGGGGGTTGATTCCCCCTGGGCCATGGGAGCGGCGATCGCCTTTCTGGTTGCCCGCACCCTCTATCCCCTGTTTTACATCCTGAATATTCCTGTGCTGCGGTCAATGATGTTCGCGGTGGGGAATGTGGCAAACATCATTCTGTTTTCCCTGAGTGTCGTAGCTGTCCAGGGCTATTAA
- a CDS encoding hypothetical protein (conserved hypothetical protein) yields the protein MSQSLDIPTLDTLAQELAAIQQTGSKRIALLGSRHVPITHQHLIEMMSYALALGGNRIITSGATGTNSAAIKGVMRADSSLLTVILPQSLERQPRESRVELEKVVHLVEHPENDELSLGEASSLCNSEIISRCQQLICFAFHDSDTLLQTCQEAEEQRKLVTLFYFD from the coding sequence TTGAGTCAATCTTTAGATATTCCGACCCTTGATACCCTGGCGCAAGAGCTAGCTGCCATCCAACAAACTGGCTCTAAACGCATTGCCCTTCTCGGTTCTCGGCATGTCCCGATTACCCACCAGCATCTGATCGAAATGATGAGCTACGCCCTTGCCCTTGGGGGAAACCGGATTATCACTTCTGGCGCGACAGGGACGAATTCAGCAGCAATTAAGGGGGTCATGCGGGCAGACTCTAGCCTTTTGACCGTGATCCTCCCCCAAAGTTTGGAAAGACAACCCCGCGAATCCCGCGTTGAGCTTGAGAAGGTTGTTCACTTGGTAGAACACCCCGAAAATGATGAATTATCCCTCGGGGAAGCCAGTAGCCTTTGCAATAGTGAAATTATTTCCCGTTGTCAGCAATTAATTTGCTTTGCCTTCCACGATAGTGACACCCTCCTGCAGACCTGTCAGGAAGCAGAGGAGCAGCGGAAGCTGGTCACCCTATTTTATTTCGACTAA